In the Phaseolus vulgaris cultivar G19833 chromosome 7, P. vulgaris v2.0, whole genome shotgun sequence genome, one interval contains:
- the LOC137828249 gene encoding cysteine and histidine-rich domain-containing protein RAR1: protein MEKTSLKVRCQRIGCDATFSEDDNPDGSCRYHDSPIFHDGTKEWSCCKKRSHDFSLFLEIPGCKTGKHTTVKQVIAPVKKNTMPSPTAVSSTNASSKDSCSRCRQGFFCSDHGSQSKPVNVVNKSPNLVGNASAVINSSVQAPKPEKIVNLNEPQICKNKGCGQTFKEKDNNDTACSYHPGPAVFHDRMRGWKCCDIHVKEFDEFMSIPPCTKGWHNADPESH from the exons ATGGAGAAGACATCACTTAAAGTTCGATGCCAGAGGATTGGCTGCGACGCCACTTTCTCCGAGGACGACAATCCCGACGGTTCCTGTCGGTACCATGATTCG CCTATATTTCATGATGGAACTAAAGAATGGAGTTGTTGCAAGAAAAGAAGTCATGATTTTAGCTTGTTTTTGGAAATTCCGGG ATGTAAGACTGGAAAACATACAACAGTTAAGCAAGTAATTGCTCCAGTGAAGAAGAACACCATGCCCTCGCCAACTGCTGTTTCTTCAACCAATGCTTCATCAAAGGACTCTTGTTCCAGATGTAGGCAGGGTTTCTTTTGCTCAGATCATG GTTCACAAAGCAAACCTGTTAATGTTGTAAACAAGTCCCCAAATCTTGTTGGAAATGCCTCTGCTGTCATCAATTCAAGTGTTCAGGCTCCGAAACCTGAGAAGATAGTGAATTTAAATGAGCCCCAAATATGCAAAAATAAAGGATGCGGTCAGACTTTCAAGGAAAAGGATAATAATGACACTGCTTGCAGCTACCATCCTGGTCCTGCCGTTTTTCATGACCGGATGAGAGGG TGGAAGTGCTGTGATATTCATGTAAAAGAATTTGATGAGTTTATGAGTATTCCTCCTTGCACAAAGGGATGGCATAATGCGGATCCAGAGTCACACTGA
- the LOC137828015 gene encoding uncharacterized protein encodes MSLREEQGGEHTDNVNMPMAMLVQLQKEFETLKKNNEEELSMLRAENAHMRRKLQEETILNSSFETVQPGIQVNERLYHNESSQTKRRWLENSGVCAGTSSRKHPFYDVIVDTPLPDNWKNLTIDKYDGSTDPDEHIAIYTTQISLYTWNGAVMCRVFPTTLKGAALSWFTRLPPLSIDCFDTLVEKFGAQFATSRPHHLTSIALVNIRQEKGESLRMFMERFGKVALGIRNLSPEITMHHMITALKPGPFADSLCKKPAINLDELRQRASKFMQMEELREFRNQVRVDGGEKKVIERENIPVARRAREEFRSRKFQQYTPLNTNRARILQEAMTAEIIPSPRKARTPERADRTKHCEYHKNHGHHIEECIGLKDIIEELIHAGQLKRFVRGGNAIVWLSPERDVRGRELGERRVERRTLPPMLFTDEDFQEIDPDHDDPMVITVEIAEYAVMKTLVDQGSSVDILF; translated from the exons ATGAGTTTAAGAGAAGAACAAGGTGGAGAGCATACAGATAATGTTAATATGCCAATGGCAATGTTGGTACAACTACAAAAAGAATTTGAGACActaaaaaagaataatgaagaagagTTGAGTATGTTGAGAGCCGAAAACGCACACATGAGGAGAAAGTTACAAGAGGAAACAATTTTGAATTCATCTTTCGAAACTGTTCAGCCTGGGATACAAGTGAATGAAAGGCTATATCACAACGAAAGTTCCCAAACCAAAAGAAGATGGCTTGAAAACTCTGGGGTTTGTGCAGGGACATCTTCTAGGAAACATCCGTTTTATGATGTTATAGTTGATACTCCGTTGCCCGACAATTGGAAGAACTTGACCATTGACAAATATGATGGAAGTACGGACCCTGATGAACATATTGCAATATATACTACTCAAAtcagcttgtatacatggaATGGTGCTGTTATGTGCAGAGTATTTCCTACAACCCTGAAAGGGGCAGCATTGAGCTGGTTCACACGCCTCCCACCTTTGAGTATAGATTGTTTTGATACGTTGGTGGAAAAGTTCGGCGCTCAGTTTGCAACTAGTCGCCCTCATCATTTAACGTCGATCGCCTTAGTAAACATAAGACAAGAGAAAGGAGAGTCTTTAAGAATGTTCATGGAACGTTTTGGAAAGGTTGCCTTGGGAATTCGAAATCTTAGCCCAGAGATTACCATGCATCACATGATAACGGCACTGAAACCGGGACCATTTGCCGATAGTCTTTGTAAAAAACCCGCGATCAATTTGGATGAACTAAGGCAACGAGCATCAAAATTTATGCAGATGGAAGAACTAAGGGAGTTTCGAAACCAAGTGAGGGTTGATGGAGGTGAGAAGAAGGTGATAGAAAGAGAAAACATACCTGTCGCAAGAAGAGCCCGAGAAGAGTTTAGAAGTCGAAAATTCCAGCAATACACACCTCTAAATACAAACAGAGCAAGAATTCTACAGGAAGCCATGACAGCCGAAATAATACCATCACCAAGAAAAGCAAGAACACCGGAAAGAGCAGACCGCACCAAACATTGTgaatatcataaaaatcatggtCATCATATAGAAGAATGCATTGGGTTGAAAGACATAATAGAAGAGTTGATTCATGCGGGACAGTTAAAACGTTTTGTTCGAGGGGGAAATGCAATTGTATGGTTGAGCCCTGAGAGAGATGTGAGAGGGAGAGAGCTGGGTGAAAGAAGGGTGGAAAG AAGAACtttgccaccaatgcttttcACAGACGAAGACTTTCAAGAAATTGATCCAGATCATGATGATCCTATGGTGATAACAGTGGAAATAGCCGAATATGCTGTCATGAAGACCTTGGTTGATCAAGGGAGTTCGGTTGATATCTTGTTCTAG